One Chaetodon auriga isolate fChaAug3 chromosome 11, fChaAug3.hap1, whole genome shotgun sequence genomic window, GAAAACATTATTAAACTAATACATCTTGCTGCTGAGTGTATTCTATCGGTGTGGCTTTGTGCGTGCTGGTTTGAGGAGGCAGTTGGGGTATCGCTGCTCCAGGTGTGTTTGCCTCTCACTGCCCTTGTTAAGTGGGATTACTGCCCCTGTGGCTTTGACACTAACCTTGCGAGACATTTGCTCAAATTCATCCTTCTCCTGGCTGCCACCGACAGTCAGCTCCTGCAGTCTCTCCGCTGAACCACACGCTTGCTCTAataacctacacacacacacatgcatataaaaAAAGTACGTTTATCAGCAAGAAGAACATAAGGCCATCCACAGGAAATCATACTTTAATGGATAATGATTGAAGAACACGTGTAAAAACATCTCTATCGTCTGGTCAGCTTGCttgctgctgtgatgtgtgACTTGCACACAAAATGTCGGGTTGTTACTATATTGCTAATGGTGTGCTACTTCTCAAGAGTAGACATAGTGTGGTGCAGCTCACACCCAATAACACTGCGCACTCGGGTGACAACACACTTTGTCTGCTGAGTGCAAACTGGCTGCAGGGAGGACTCCCGAGCAAGGCAGCGTTTACTCACAGGACAGTGCAGCAGGTAACAGACCTATACAAACCCCCACGAGCTGCACGGAATGCAGGTGGAGGAATGAGGATGTGGACCTGTGCgctcatatactgtatgtgctatATTAGTGCTGACACGTTGACGGGCGACACTGTAGAAGCTTGATTCTGAAGAACTGGATCCTAAAAAATAGAAGGCAACTAGATCAGCCCGGTCTTATGTACGTTTTCCACTCACTGAAATCAATTTGAAGTAATAGACATGGTATGTTCTGGTCAATCTAATTTTGCAGACCTGTAATGCATACTTGTGAAATTCTGCATGCTGAAGAGACCATGACCAGATGGccacaaagataggaaattaCTGCCTCAACTGTCCAATAAATCATAGCAGCTAATAATCAAAATATAAATAGCCACAAACCAGGACAGATTGGATGAATTGGCTCATAACTTAAAAGCATAAGCGGGGACTTTGCCGACTCCATATTTTGGCTTCAGCTCtaattgcttttattttgggtATTTCTTATGGATGTGGGGAATGTGCCTATGGCACAGCCGGGTTGGGGGTGCAGGAGGGCTGCTGTCTCGCCATGTTTGTCTGTGGAGTGGTGAGATTTCACACTGGTACAGGACTTGTCAGCGCAAGCCTTCACCCGCCTTCTGACCAAGCTCCTACAGTCCCCGAGCCAATGTGCTGCTTCATGGTGGCAGCCTCGTGCTAACATCATACATGCTCCTTCTAAAGAGAGTTCAGCTCTAATTAACAACAAGGCTGACAGTGGCCAACACTCTTCTGTTATACATTCACAACATGTGAACACAAAGGACACGGAGGGTGATGTGAGCAGGTGCAAGAAAGTGGATCTGAACAACATGCCTTGGAGATTATTGTTTTAGAGTGAAGGAACCGTGGTTTAGAGTCATTTTAGGACATTTGTATTTGAAGATCAGATTTAAACCTTAAGTTAATTGGCAGTTATGTTTTATGATCTGAAGAGACAATGGCAGAAAACCCTCACAattagagaaaaagagaagcttTTAAGAGGTTTCTCATGCAGAATATACTTCAGTGCTTTCAAGGCTAGACTTTCTGATCATTACCACTTACAAGATCTTCAACTAGAAAAGGCTAAATTATCTGAAGAGACTTTGCATGTAGTGAAACAGCTGAAGTTGAAAGACGCTgaaaaagcagttaaaatgaatatgctgaaaggagctgaagtgtCCGTTTAAGTGTAAGTGCTAAGTGAAGGTGAAGTGCCAGTTGAAGTGAAAGTGctgaaagaggcagaaatgtcAATAGGTGAAAAACTGAATGGGGAAGTGGAGTCAAGAACAACGTCAGTGGCACTTGAAGTGGAGAAACTGAAAAGCAATATCAATGTGTCAGCTGAAGTGTAAGCAAACCTTCAATAAAGTTTCTTAAAAATAATGCATATGCAGTCAGGATGAGGATAATACTTGTGCACATAGTGATAAGTGGAACCACAATACAACTCAAAGTCTAACAGGCTCTCAGATGAGCTCTGCCACTTTATGGTAAACAGAGCGCTGTTTGCGTGGCAGCCCATAAAGCTTTAAATGAGAAGAAACTCTGCAAACAGTTCAACATCTGCTCCCAGTGCTGGCATGAAGTGACACCACCGGCCCAATTGCTATATCTCTTTTGTAGCAGACATAATTATGACATTTGTCCCGGGTGATGTTTGTCAGAGTCAAAGCGGCCGTCTGAGGAGGTGAGTTTCCACAACAGGCGGGTCAGAGTGTGTTTGGTCATCTCACTTCTACGTGAGTAAtcagctctctcctccaggaGGGTCCATGCTAAACAAGTCTCCAGCGGAGTCGGTGTTTGTTCTTAAaggcagagcaaacacagaTCCAGAGTGCTCACAGTTTTAGACCAGAGGCCTCTGCAGCTGAGTAccacctctctgctcccccaccaccaacaccaactGTAGCTCTGACACATAAACTCAGACAGGAAGGTCCTCAGATATACAGAATATGCTGTCAGTCTTAAATGCATTTGACAAACGTTTTGGTGCCAGATGAACATTTTATGCTGCTCTATGCTTTTGTTACCTCacctctttccagtctttatgttaagctaaccTACATCTGGCTGTGTAgactaaaaagacaaatatgagAGTGACAtctatcttctcatctgactttCAGCAATAAAGTTGGATGTTGCAGGTTTTCCActgcaaaacaagacagagtggTTGAGAAAATCTAAAACAAAGTCAGACTTGTTACAGTGTAGGTGTTGACCTGGAGCGGGAAATGTGGTCCTCATGTCCTCTGTGTCGAGCAGTGCAGGGATGTTTTTCTGCCATCTGGTACTGAGCCATCAAATCAGCTGTAGATCTGCTGCTTTCCAGCACTGTTAAcgtcacaccaacacacatacaaaatcaAATCTACTGTTTTTTCGTAATAGATGTAAAAAGAAGGTTTTTATATCAAGCTGTAACTCAACTGCTTTTCCTGATGTCCTCCAGACTTTTATGCAGCTGTGATGGGTGGTGGCGGTATTTGATGCACCTATGGAAGTCCTCTAAGTCGTGGTGGGTTTTCAGGTGTCCACACTGAGCTAACTGCCTCTGGAGGTCAAAGATCTCAGAAAAGAGATAAAGTGACTCTTTGATGAATGTGATAGTGATGGATGACACATAAGTCAATGATGGCACAGATTAAAGTCAGGTGTTCTTTGGTGCAATCATACTTTTGGTGCTGAGACAAAACCTACCAGGTAATAGCTGGATTTGGGGAGGGACTTCAGGTATGAGTCATCGTGCTGCAGCTTAGAGAAGGCCAACTTCTTTTGTTTctaagaaaagaagaaaagaggcagacagacagagagacagacagagacagagagctgtggGAATAGGGAGTTTAAGTGAGCCTTCCTTGTTTCAGGGGCTGGGAAACAGagcacacacaacaaatgagAAGTAAACACGCAGCCACAGGAAGCCATTAACTGCAGCAAGGACCAATTAGGCCCCAGCAGGTGTTCTTGCCTTTGCCTGCTTTGGTCCTGcctcacctctgtctctgtgacgGAGCTTCTCGATCTGAGCTGAGGAAACAACGGGTAGTTTCATTTGCTCAGCAATTTGAAGCAAAGGATTCCTACTGGAGGGCCTCTAAAGTCCTTTATTGTCCTCTCTTTGTCCCCCCCACCAAGTGCAAGTCATTAGAGACGACAATTACATCCTCCTGAAGAAGCTCAGCTTTTACAGGAGGGGGAGATAAGACAGAATCTCTCTCATGGTACACCCCCTCTATGCCGGCGCTCTCTAAAGCTTATTGGTCTTTTCACACCCCGTCAGAACAGAGACGAGACAGTCAAAATCAAAGTCAATCACAGCAGCTATAAGGAGGAGTAGAAACAGCAACAGtaaattgaaaaaacaaaaaagtgaaagaatGTATGGAAGAAAAAAGGCCATAAAAGCTGAGCTGATCACTAAACACTGATGATATGTAAATACCACTGAATCCATAGCATTGacttattttactttgaaaatctgtctgtctgaaatcTGTCTGAATGATGttagtgttgtgttcacagcttgtttctgttgcCCCCAAATGGCCATTAGTTGGTAATTTCTGGATCTTAAACTCAAAGCAGGTTTAACAGTCAGAGTGCTCAAATTGGATTAGAGATATTAAGACACCAAAATTCATGATAAAAAATTTTAACATCTGGGTTGCCATGGATAATCAGTCAAACCTGAATGAACCTATCAGACCTCTGTCCTATCAGGTTCTGTTATGCTGGTCACATGATTAAAGAGAGACGTAAAAGTTTCAAAAAATCAAGTTTGTGAAACTGCAAAACttgaaatgacacagaaaatTTCTAGGAGAAGAATTCAAACCTTGTAAATTCAGATAGctggttttcaaaataaaatgtttcaatgCAATGAAGTCAGTAATTTTTAAGTTTCAACATTAATTATTCAGCAGTGATTCAATTTCACAATTAGGTATTCTGTTGTAAGATTATAGGTAATAAAATTCAATCTATCACAGCCTTCGTTGGCTTCCATTGAATGAAACGAGGTACAAAACTCTTAGATTAACTGCTTCCATTAACGTCACATATTATTTGTTTCATGTGCAGTGTGTCAACATTTGACTAAAGCAGACTGATACAGTAGTTGCTACTGGAGTCACAGTGTTAGTCTGCTGTCTACTGTGCAGGATTCAGTTGTTAACTGCAgttcttcattgttttgatgaTACGCATGAGTGAAGGTGTCACAGTTTGATTTGCAGGGTTGTGTATTTGAGGCCAGATAAAGTGTAGTGCAGTGGGAGGCAAATAGTGGCCAGTGGGCCAAATCTGGCCCTCAGGCGAAATACTGTTGAAAGATGAAGTTTTAACATTCATAGTTTTCCATATGTGTATTAACATCAGCTCCTGAAAGTCTGTTAGCCCCCACTTACTAAtgggaaaaaatatatatatatatatctccaAAGATCAAGTCCTGGAATAAATAatttcagaaaacagctgcaataaAAACAGTTGAAGAAGACAGGATGAAAGTAACTGCTGACTCCTGGTGTAGTGTGcgtcagagagaaaaacaggcagcagtgtcAGACTGGATAACCAACTAGGCCCATGCCCATGAAGCCCCCCAGCCCCGCAGGAGCCTCCAAAACCCCaaatttatttcatgtcagaTTGTCTTGGGTATTTTGTTGAGTGCAAATTGCTAATAATAAATAACCTAAAACCTAAGGCAGACTCTTGCTCCTGTAGAGATGTAAATGTGTGACAACATTCTGCAGGCAACTGATGGAGGAAATTACCTGGAAAGGAGCTCAAATATACTGATATCATATAAGAAAAGAATATAATCTGCAATGAATAATATTATCACAATGAAAAAGTTCTTATCTTTCATCTGAAGGCTGACGTGGTGAGGATTTGATGATTTACCTGCTTAGTTTCACTCTCTGACTTCGCTCTGGctctctcatttctctgctgtagCTGTAACCTTTGTGAGTGGACCTTCTCTCTGAGCAGGGCAAGGTAGCGGCGACAGAGAGCATCTCGCAGATGGTGCATGTTCCTGTACACCTCTAGATGGCGCTGGAGGATAAGCATAGAAAATGAGGAACACCAACTGAAGGCGAagtgagctgagaggaagcgCCACcagagtggaggcagagagcagTGTTACAGTACTGGAGGTGATCAAAGTATTGATCACTGATCAGAGAACAGTCGATTTTTCTTCCCACACTGTTTTCTAAATGCAGTATTGTGCTTTCTTTGCTGATGAGTTGGAGCAGAATATGTCTTAGTGATTGTCTAAGTGTCTCATATCATTGGAACGGTGTGTATCAACCTGCTCCAGCTGAGCCCGACTTCGGGCCTTGGCCTCTTGGTCTGGGTCAGGACTGCTGTCTTGTGTTTCCTTCCTCCTGCAGGGCTTTGCTTTGACTTCATCCCCTGCCTATGAACAGCAAAAACCCAATTTAGATGCTGTGGGAGTGAATCAGTCAGCTTGcctgaagattaaaaaaagaatgcaTTTTTGGTAATCCCTCTCGTCTGCCAAGAGCAACCTCCCACACAACAGCCTGACATTGTGTTCTTGCAATGCCcagctaagaaaaaaaaaaaagatatgcaGGAGGAATATGCCCACCTCCACTCCTACAAAGCCCTCACCTTAATCCCTGATCTGCAGCATGCCTTTAGAAAACAATCTTTACGGCTATGAACTACCCTAAGCTTATCATTGGGCTGCAGTGTCCTTTTCTTTAAATCTTGATGAAGAATGATACACAACAGATGCCACAGGGGGACGTGTCAGTGACAGATTTCAACTGCCACGTCTTGAGGCGGATGTTGACTTGTCCCAGCAAACACTATGAAGACTATAAAGAGCAAATATAGGATGAAGAGGAGTGCAAAATGTGGGGGACGCCAGCAAGAATAAATAGAAAGCAAGGCTAATGGGAGTAACATTATATATGCCaaagcacattaaaaacatggaGCTAGCCTCTATAGCCCTCAAATGAAGAATAAAAGATGCCCCAGTGTTTGTGGGAGGACTGTTCTCTCTGATCTAAGTCTTCTCTCTGAGGCCACCCTACGTCAGGGAAATGCCTGGTTCTTAACAGGCTGCCAGTGACTGACCACATTACTAAAAGTTTATGGGCTGAGTCCGTTCAGGAAGtgtctgctttgtcttttctcacaaaagctgctggaaacacagGATTTATCAGTTCCGTTGCCACAGTGACCgtgtcacagcagagcagagggaccTGCAGCTCTTCGCTCTCGCTGCTGTGTGCAAAGTGTCAGTGATGGGGCGAAAGGCAGCGTCCATCTGCGCTGCCTGCCACCATAAATCAGTGGAGGATAATGCAGCCTGTCCTGCTGTACCACGTCACTCTGCTAGACAGTGATCACGATACTGTGGTGAGGTGGACCGAAGCCTGCGGCCGTTTcgttttatttttaactgctgATCCAAAACGAGAGGCGAAGACGGGGCTGGCTGATCTGAGACGTTGCAGACAAAAATAGAAAACTAAAGATGTTAGATGCTGCAGGTGTAGACAGAAACAGTTTGTGGCagaggatggaaagagagaCCCACTGCCTGGGGTGGAGTTAACGACTCCGAATGAGAAAGACCTTGAAGGGCAGTTTGGAGAAAGTGTTTCCACTTGTAACCAAGCCGACCGCCTCAACTGTTGCCAGCTCCAGCTTCTTTAAATTCTACTTTTTCCCTGTTGAATACAAGTATTTGAGCTGTTTCAGACATAATAATGCAGTCCTCACCCCCAGGACAGACACAGGCATGAATAGCTCGGCCTCAGGCCTCAATCAGACAGCAATGAATACCAGAGAGAGGCACATAAACAAGGCCACAATTGAAATGACACAATAGAGGAGGATTACACAACTTTGGGTTACAGAGCCAGCAGATAATATCATCACAGGGGCCATGGCGAACTGAACGGGTCTTGGTACACACTGTACTAGTTCAGCCATGATCTCAGTCTGCAACATGCCACAATAACACCACTTTGTGACACTGAAAGGGAACATCTATTCTGGACAAGACGCTTTatttcagcagcttgtttgtttacacacaTGACATAAACAAGAACTCTCTAATGTCATGTACTGTGggacaataaaaacatgcactgTAGGGCACATTTGTTCATCCACTCCTAAATAAAATGGAATTCAGCACAATAACAGCAGAATTCAGATATGGAACGCTGCTGTGCTGGTGAGTGCGTTATTTAAAATACCTTCCTGACTGCAACAGGTAATGAGAGTGGATCCGAAATAGAGGGCAGAGTGATGGACTGATGAACGTCTTTGCTCTCAGATCTCATGTCAAATCCACTAGTGAGGAAACCTTTAGAGAAAACAGGCATGggtcactgaaaacaacagtaATGTAGGAATCCACACTGCTGATGTGGACACAATGCTATGGCACGATAAAGTTATCTGAGGATATACGTAGAAGTCATCTCATCAGAAATATCTTACCAGTTGTTGGTGTGGGAGCTTTTCAAGCACGCCGTGATGTCTTAAATGTTTTACACTTGTCTGTCTAACTTTAGAGCGCCACAGTCTGAGTAAAACTCTGGTTACCAAGCTACCGAGAACAATGGAGTTCAACCGgtcacactgtacacacaaatacatacagttTGAAAGCGTCTGTGACCCTGCGTGAAGATTTAATTTGTGTCTGAggctttcattttcctttaaagtCTCCCATGAATATCACagtgatcagtacaataacatGAAGGCGACTGAAGTGAATCAGCAAAGAAGCCAAAAGAGTTTTTATggcttcatttccttttcttgctgttgtttgccttatttgttttgctgaaaacaTTCATATGCTGATTTGTTTAAGTCCCTGACCAGTTCTCTCACCCTAAGCAGTAGTTCATTACCACTTATATAATAAAACCATGGCTCACCACATGAGTATGGGAATGTCAAGACTAAGCTCCTCAGACTGGGAATACCTTTGCTGCAAATCACATAGTTCTGGCATTTTGGATGGAAATATGTCACAGATTCAGTGCTAACACTAAACATCTATCTCGTGTAGCCCAATgcattcttttttctttttttttctttttttgatatAAAATAGTGAAGCAGACTGGATGTAATTTCCTGAGGGGATCATGCACCTGGGCCCTCAGCACACTGGTCAACCCTACTTAACAGGAAATCTAAGAAGCTTAGAACACTAATGCCCAAATGGCCCCAGGTAGCTACAGTGGGAACAAAGAGCCCTTAAAATTCTGCTTGGGAACTGGCCAGAAGTGTAAAAGAAATCTGACAACTGCAGATTAGCATC contains:
- the LOC143328304 gene encoding uncharacterized protein LOC143328304, with translation MPVFSKGFLTSGFDMRSESKDVHQSITLPSISDPLSLPVAVRKAGDEVKAKPCRRKETQDSSPDPDQEAKARSRAQLEQRHLEVYRNMHHLRDALCRRYLALLREKVHSQRLQLQQRNERARAKSESETKQKQKKLAFSKLQHDDSYLKSLPKSSYYLIFDLQRQLAQCGHLKTHHDLEDFHRCIKYRHHPSQLHKSLEDIRKSMLESSRSTADLMAQYQMAEKHPCTARHRGHEDHISRSRLLEQACGSAERLQELTVGGSQEKDEFEQMSRKMKATTFATLQPNFMRNFQSKMPDLIIPELPEKSRKAEVYLSRLKQMHDLCLANVAFSQRLLDRESDSVCWQEERGDHDLVSNTNQPQHNTTPQSSMEANT